cccagctgctggagccccacCACCACCAGGAGCGGCGGCAGAGACTGCCACAGCACCACCCGCTGGCACGGAGGCTAACTTAGAGAGGCCTACAGAAAGACAAAAGcataaatcaggggtgtccaaactacggcccgcgggccatttgcggcccgtttccttttttggagctgcccgtgaagtattttagaaatagaatgaaagtggGCCCGCTGTTAAGTAGGTTTTtaaaatgtgagattcaaagtttgaacgctaggtgtcagaaatggagcaaagagtctaaaagcggcgagagtgttcagttgtagcgcagaaaaagggcaagagagtctaaaagcggagaaagagCTCAATTACAGAGTCTACAAGCTGCTGTAATTAAggaatttaatattaagagacatcatgaaattaaatatcaattaaaaaattcttagtttacacaacactgtcaaagatggataaagatagtaagtcaagtaaaatggtgtgtaaatgaaagtaatcaggaaaatgtattatttaaagtgatatatttcattatttgttttattacagagtctgtggcccatgacttcaaatatatttctccttctatCCCCCAACAAAGAAAGTTTGGACATCCCAGGCTTAAATCATTTATTCACAGAAATTGCAGTAAGAGTTCCATTTACTTAATAAGCCTGATGAATTGATATTAATGCCAGGATCACACTACACGATTTCAGGCCAGTTTTTTAGTCACCGACAGTTTTTCGTTGCTCAAAGGGAAATTGTGGGGTTAACCCAGCCTGCACACTGTCGCGTAgggtgaactactgaaagacactACCTGagctgtgtagtgtgaacctggcattaagaggggagggggggagaagaaagaagaaaaaaaaaaaaaaaaaaaaaaaacataccggCATTCATGACTTCATTGATGTCTTTACCATTCAGTTCACTGACCACCTGTTCAGGTAcacaataataattttacaaaataGCAATGCAAACACCTAGGACAAAAATCTGCAGTCAAACAAACAGTAGCAGACTATCTGGGGTAACTGAATGTCGTATGTAAAGTATGGGCATTTTAAAATATTACCTTATTCAGGCGTTCATCGTTGGCCTCGATTCCTACACTCCCCAGGATATTCTTGATATCCTTGGCGGAGGGGCTGGTGTTTCCACCCAGCACAGCCAAAAGGTAAGCGGCCACGTAACGCATTCTGAAAGGAACATTTTAGACTATTAAAAAACAGCACATCACTGATGAATAACAATTACAAGTTTTTTGCTGCCACTCAGTGGAGGTGGACTAAAATGCATGCATTTTCTGTAATTTTCTACACTTGCCTATACATGTACATAAAAATGTGTTCACATAAAAGGAATTTTTAAACTTACTTATTATTTAGCCAATGTCATGATGCATTTCTTAATTTCGTTTGATAAGATATAGCTCCgatatcaatatgaacagtataaaagccaccgcCCTTGGTGTATATGGCATTGATATGGCAAATTTTATCACAGCATTTAAATACAAACTTACGATGCACAGTTTTGGTTATGTTTTAACTCACTGACAAACTCCTATTATCACACACACCAATCAATGTTACACTCtctaatgaaatgtacagttgggccagtgtttttttaagcagtggtaTACTCTATGTATACTGTCaatacaatataaattattaaaaaaaaaaaaaaaatcttgtccaGCTCTAACTACAAATAAGTATTGCCACATGTACATATTTCAAGGTTAAAATTATGATCTAGAGTTGCCAAATTATAATGCTCaactattattaacattttagctACTTTTTGCCTTGGATTTTTGTGTCCTCTATTGCTTATGTATCTCATCACTTGTAAGTCACTTTAGATAAAACGTCtaaaagtaatgtaatataatatttagctaacgctagctaacaaAATACAGGAGAAAACCTAAGATCTGACAAAACAAGTTTGAGAGTCAAAGGAGACTATATAGTCTCCTGATATAGTTACCATGTAATTTCGCTAATAAGGACTTagttaaaactgcattttaaatAGTGACCATTAGAAAAACATCTATTAATAGCACTTGACGGTAGTTAGTTTGTGATGTTAACCCATTAGATCCCAGAcccaattctgttttttttttattattaaatcagaTAAAGCAGCTAATTCATGTTTGGTTCTTGTTGTGGGAACATGACAAGAAATATTTTAAGGTTGA
This DNA window, taken from Astyanax mexicanus isolate ESR-SI-001 chromosome 5, AstMex3_surface, whole genome shotgun sequence, encodes the following:
- the rplp2 gene encoding 60S acidic ribosomal protein P2, which codes for MRYVAAYLLAVLGGNTSPSAKDIKNILGSVGIEANDERLNKVVSELNGKDINEVMNAGLSKLASVPAGGAVAVSAAAPGGGGAPAAGEAPAAEEKKEEKKEESEESDEDMGFGLFD